One Thiocapsa sp. genomic window carries:
- a CDS encoding bile acid:sodium symporter, giving the protein MTGADPILDIAIPALVWLLMLVVGLELTPGDFRRVLVYPRAVAIATLGQLLLLPACAALLIWAARPEPWIVSGMILLAASPGGAISNLYSYLGRGNVALSVTLTALSTLLALVTMPTLTAAGLVLFLQESHRLVIPAGRMIVQLSLMMLLPLTLGMALRAWRPAGVAAVRQPLRLLSLVGLACLVSLILIDQHEGLPAAVRAALPTALPFCIITMAAGFIVGSLVRLPSEDRFTLLIEFSTRNLGLVAIMGALIMGQVKLVLFATLVFLIELPLVLVLIAMRSRLAGDRNKTPA; this is encoded by the coding sequence GTGACCGGCGCGGACCCGATCTTGGACATCGCGATCCCGGCGCTCGTCTGGCTGCTGATGCTGGTCGTGGGGCTGGAGCTCACCCCGGGTGATTTTCGGCGGGTTTTGGTTTATCCGCGAGCGGTCGCCATCGCCACCTTGGGCCAGCTTCTGCTGCTTCCCGCATGTGCCGCCCTGCTGATTTGGGCGGCGCGACCGGAGCCCTGGATCGTCTCCGGGATGATCCTGCTTGCCGCGAGTCCGGGCGGGGCCATCTCCAACCTGTACAGCTATCTGGGCAGGGGCAACGTGGCCCTGTCGGTGACCCTGACCGCCTTGTCCACCCTGCTCGCCTTGGTGACCATGCCTACGCTGACCGCCGCCGGATTGGTGCTCTTCCTTCAGGAATCGCATCGCCTCGTGATTCCGGCGGGGCGCATGATCGTTCAACTGAGCCTGATGATGCTCCTTCCCTTGACGCTCGGCATGGCCTTGCGCGCGTGGCGGCCGGCCGGTGTCGCCGCAGTACGTCAACCCTTGCGGCTCTTGAGTCTCGTCGGCCTTGCCTGCCTGGTGAGCCTCATTCTGATCGACCAGCACGAGGGTTTACCGGCGGCTGTCCGCGCGGCGCTTCCGACTGCCCTGCCCTTCTGTATCATCACGATGGCGGCAGGCTTCATCGTGGGGTCGCTCGTGCGCCTTCCGAGCGAGGACCGCTTCACGCTGCTGATCGAATTCAGCACCCGCAATCTCGGATTGGTCGCCATCATGGGCGCCCTGATCATGGGTCAGGTCAAGCTGGTGCTGTTCGCGACCCTGGTCTTCCTGATCGAGCTGCCCCTCGTCTTGGTCCTGATCGCGATGCGCTCGCGTTTGGCGGGAGATCGAAACAAGACTCCCGCCTAA
- a CDS encoding YicC/YloC family endoribonuclease: MIKSMTAFARESRSGDFGELTWELRAVNHRYLEPHLRLPEELRALETSVRTRLAARVQRGKLDCNLRYVPAVGLTGSLRVNRAFVEQLLAAGQEVGAIIGRGVEPSPFELLRWPGVLQEQDRDLDEVTAAALDLLETAIETLLATREREGERLERLLVDRCDRLQESVVRVRARMPEVMTSVRRRLADRLAELRAELDPARLEQEMALVAARLDVDEEMDRLEAHVAEVRDVLKRREPVGRRLDFLMQELNREANTLGSKSADVEVTREAVEMKVLIEQMREQVQNLE; the protein is encoded by the coding sequence ATGATCAAAAGTATGACGGCCTTCGCGCGCGAGTCGCGCTCCGGTGATTTCGGCGAGCTAACGTGGGAGCTGCGGGCCGTCAACCACCGCTATCTCGAGCCGCACCTGCGGTTGCCCGAGGAGCTGCGCGCTCTGGAAACCAGCGTGCGCACCCGCCTGGCCGCCCGTGTTCAACGCGGCAAGCTCGACTGCAACCTGCGCTACGTCCCGGCCGTCGGACTCACCGGAAGTCTGCGGGTCAACCGCGCCTTCGTCGAGCAGCTTCTGGCTGCGGGGCAGGAGGTCGGCGCCATTATCGGTCGCGGCGTCGAGCCCTCGCCTTTCGAGCTGCTGCGTTGGCCCGGCGTGCTCCAAGAGCAGGACCGCGATCTGGACGAGGTCACGGCCGCCGCGCTGGATCTGCTGGAGACCGCCATCGAAACTCTGCTGGCGACCCGCGAGCGCGAGGGCGAGCGTCTCGAGCGACTGCTGGTCGATCGCTGCGATCGCCTTCAGGAGAGCGTGGTGCGCGTGCGTGCACGGATGCCCGAGGTGATGACGAGCGTGCGCCGACGACTCGCCGATCGACTCGCCGAGCTGCGCGCCGAGCTGGACCCGGCGCGCTTGGAGCAGGAGATGGCCCTGGTCGCGGCCCGGCTGGATGTGGACGAAGAGATGGACCGCCTGGAGGCCCACGTCGCCGAGGTGCGCGATGTCCTCAAACGCCGCGAGCCGGTCGGGCGCCGCCTGGATTTTCTCATGCAGGAGCTCAACCGCGAGGCCAACACCCTGGGCTCCAAGTCGGCCGATGTGGAGGTCACCCGCGAGGCGGTCGAGATGAAGGTCCTGATCGAGCAGATGCGTGAGCAGGTTCAAAATCTGGAGTGA
- a CDS encoding CHAP domain-containing protein, with the protein MTPDGKPAFRCPGAFARVGPIAALLLLALAIGHLSADAPPTLPELPRTDGAGLPPPPPAIGPLEWPRLIAESRRACEGPCATPFGQVLGVADGAAARSNCVSTCVQPERSFLDLQSGEIAVSRDSPPDSPKQYVGITYQCVGYARLWWMKNRSLTFGDVDTAHDILYLTEATDPRTGAIVPLGRSLNGTARRPPERGDLVVYLADREDTEWRAGHVAVVVEVDREQGLVALAEENYDNRPWQNPQAFARRIQMFEINGRFTLLDVEPSSRSSADGGRIAGWVYPRH; encoded by the coding sequence ATGACTCCCGACGGAAAACCCGCATTCCGATGCCCCGGCGCCTTCGCGCGCGTCGGGCCGATCGCCGCGCTCCTGCTGCTCGCACTCGCGATCGGACATCTGTCGGCTGATGCCCCGCCGACCCTGCCCGAGCTTCCGCGCACCGACGGCGCCGGTCTGCCGCCACCGCCGCCGGCCATCGGCCCCCTCGAATGGCCACGCCTGATCGCCGAGAGCCGCCGTGCCTGCGAGGGCCCATGCGCGACGCCCTTCGGCCAGGTGCTCGGGGTCGCCGACGGCGCCGCGGCCCGCTCGAATTGTGTCTCGACCTGCGTGCAGCCCGAGCGAAGCTTCCTTGACCTGCAGAGCGGCGAGATCGCCGTGTCGCGGGATTCGCCGCCCGACAGCCCGAAGCAGTACGTCGGCATCACCTACCAATGTGTCGGATATGCGCGGCTCTGGTGGATGAAGAACCGCTCCCTGACCTTCGGCGACGTCGACACGGCCCACGACATCCTCTACCTGACCGAGGCAACCGATCCGCGCACCGGCGCGATCGTGCCGCTGGGGCGCTCGCTCAACGGAACCGCGCGCCGCCCGCCCGAGCGCGGCGACCTGGTGGTCTATCTCGCCGACCGCGAGGATACGGAATGGCGCGCCGGACACGTCGCCGTGGTCGTCGAGGTGGATCGCGAGCAAGGCCTGGTCGCGCTGGCCGAGGAGAACTACGACAACCGGCCTTGGCAGAATCCGCAGGCCTTCGCGCGGCGCATCCAGATGTTCGAGATCAATGGCCGCTTCACGCTGCTGGATGTCGAGCCGAGCAGCCGCTCCAGTGCCGACGGTGGTCGAATCGCCGGCTGGGTGTATCCGAGGCACTGA
- a CDS encoding arylsulfatase encodes MQLIFKEQDRRGGRPLGRFGASLGLVLLTLGGSLTLVVPASAADAAKPNVVVIWGDDIGVHNISAYNHGVMGYETPNIDRIAGEGGMFTHYYAQQSCTAGRAAFILGQNPFRTGLLTIGMPGSEHGIPDWAPTLGDLLKDKGYATGQFGKNHLGDRDKHLPTVHGFDEFYGNLYHLNAEEEPETYHYPKDPEFHKRFGPRGVIHSFADGRIEDTGPLTRKRMETADDVIVGKALDFIDRAHADDKPFFTWITTTRMHVWTRLKPESEGRTGVGIYPDGMVEHDDHVGQILKKLEDLGVLDNTIVIYSTDNGAETVTWPDGGITPFYGEKGTTWEGGMRVPAMVRWPGTVKPGTKYNELMSHEDWIPTLMAAVGEPDLVDQMKQGYSANGKEWRVHLDGHNFLPFFKGETEESPRKSFLYFGQGGELNAVRYGPWKVNFAGVDGNIALGVRQATNWPLIVNLHEDPYEMMPHHSLMYVRWYVDNMWVMVPMQEVIKNFFMTIPDYPFQAGSSLSAGNIGYQTLEKAGAMESLKKLEALTRPGN; translated from the coding sequence ATGCAGCTGATATTCAAAGAACAAGACCGTCGCGGCGGTCGTCCCCTTGGTCGCTTTGGCGCATCCCTGGGGCTGGTCCTTCTCACCCTCGGCGGCAGCCTGACCCTGGTCGTGCCGGCCTCCGCGGCGGATGCGGCGAAGCCCAACGTTGTCGTCATCTGGGGCGACGACATCGGTGTGCACAATATCAGCGCCTACAACCACGGCGTCATGGGCTACGAAACGCCCAACATCGACCGGATCGCCGGCGAAGGCGGGATGTTTACGCACTACTACGCGCAGCAGAGCTGCACGGCCGGGCGTGCCGCCTTCATCCTCGGTCAGAACCCCTTTCGTACGGGCCTCCTCACCATCGGGATGCCCGGCTCCGAGCACGGGATCCCGGACTGGGCGCCAACCCTCGGAGACCTCCTGAAGGACAAGGGGTACGCGACCGGTCAGTTCGGCAAGAACCACCTCGGCGACCGTGATAAGCACCTGCCGACCGTGCACGGCTTCGACGAGTTCTACGGCAACCTCTACCATCTCAATGCCGAAGAGGAGCCCGAGACTTACCACTATCCGAAGGATCCCGAGTTCCATAAGCGGTTCGGGCCGCGCGGCGTCATCCACTCGTTTGCCGATGGCCGGATCGAAGACACCGGCCCGCTGACCCGCAAGCGCATGGAAACCGCCGACGATGTCATCGTCGGCAAGGCGCTGGATTTCATCGATCGCGCCCACGCGGACGACAAGCCGTTCTTTACCTGGATCACCACCACCCGCATGCACGTCTGGACCCGCCTGAAGCCCGAATCCGAGGGAAGGACGGGCGTGGGCATCTATCCCGACGGTATGGTCGAGCACGACGACCATGTGGGTCAGATCCTGAAGAAGCTCGAAGACCTGGGCGTACTGGACAATACGATCGTGATCTACTCGACCGACAATGGCGCCGAGACGGTGACCTGGCCCGACGGCGGCATCACGCCGTTTTACGGGGAGAAGGGTACGACGTGGGAAGGCGGTATGCGGGTCCCCGCCATGGTTCGCTGGCCCGGTACTGTCAAACCCGGTACTAAGTACAATGAGTTGATGTCCCACGAGGACTGGATCCCGACCCTGATGGCAGCGGTCGGCGAGCCGGACCTGGTGGACCAGATGAAGCAGGGGTATTCGGCAAACGGCAAGGAATGGCGTGTCCACCTCGACGGCCACAACTTCCTGCCGTTCTTCAAGGGCGAGACCGAGGAAAGTCCGCGCAAGTCGTTTCTTTACTTCGGCCAAGGCGGCGAGCTGAATGCCGTCCGCTACGGTCCCTGGAAGGTCAACTTTGCGGGTGTCGACGGCAACATCGCGCTCGGGGTTCGTCAAGCCACCAATTGGCCCTTGATCGTAAACCTTCATGAAGATCCCTACGAGATGATGCCGCATCACTCCTTGATGTATGTGCGCTGGTACGTCGACAACATGTGGGTCATGGTTCCGATGCAGGAGGTCATCAAAAACTTCTTCATGACCATCCCGGATTACCCGTTCCAGGCGGGTTCCAGTCTCTCCGCAGGCAATATCGGCTACCAGACCCTGGAGAAGGCAGGGGCGATGGAATCGCTGAAGAAGCTCGAGGCACTGACCCGGCCCGGCAACTAA
- a CDS encoding OmpA family protein, whose product MCRRPQCRRSPCGAALCRRLSHRLGAKVFRDFDFGQAILKPESHPALDEIVRLLSAQPAVNLYVVGHTDNVGGYESNLSLSRARAEAVVAALLSRADVDRARLVPAGVADLAPVASNATESGRAMNRRGELVAR is encoded by the coding sequence CTGTGCCGACGGCCCCAATGTCGCCGATCACCCTGCGGTGCCGCGCTATGCCGGCGCCTGTCTCATCGGCTCGGAGCAAAAGTCTTTCGAGATTTCGATTTCGGCCAAGCGATCCTCAAGCCCGAGTCGCACCCCGCGCTTGATGAGATCGTGCGACTCTTGTCGGCACAGCCGGCGGTGAATCTGTACGTTGTCGGTCACACCGACAACGTCGGGGGCTATGAATCCAACCTGAGCCTCTCGCGAGCCCGCGCCGAGGCGGTTGTTGCTGCACTCCTCTCTCGAGCGGACGTCGACCGCGCTCGACTCGTCCCTGCCGGTGTTGCGGACCTTGCGCCTGTCGCATCCAATGCCACCGAATCGGGGCGTGCCATGAATCGGCGGGGCGAGCTGGTCGCGCGATAG
- a CDS encoding HAD family hydrolase: protein MRYKTTIPAILLIGWIATVSAESDPLPSWKDGPAKESITAFVTGVTGADGPNFVPPAQRIAVFDNDGTLWVEQPIYTQLAFVLDRIEELAPEHPEWQDEQPFRAALEGNMNVLGDAGMEGLMQLLMATHSGMTSDRFEMIVSDWLGAAQHPRFARPYTELVYEPMIELLAYLRANAFKTFIVSGGGADFVRPWAESVYGIPPEQVIGSQIALRFELQDGKPVIVRESEIAFIDDKAGKPVGIQRHIGRRPILAFGNSDGDLQMLQWTTAGPGPRLGLILHHDDAEREYAYDRESHIGKLDKALDLAPENNWVVVSTKDAWSRVFSWAP from the coding sequence ATGCGGTATAAGACGACCATCCCGGCGATCCTGCTGATCGGTTGGATCGCGACGGTTTCGGCGGAGTCCGATCCACTGCCGTCTTGGAAGGATGGTCCGGCCAAGGAATCCATTACCGCGTTCGTGACCGGTGTCACCGGCGCCGACGGGCCGAACTTCGTTCCCCCTGCCCAGCGCATCGCCGTCTTCGATAATGACGGCACCCTTTGGGTGGAGCAGCCCATCTATACCCAGCTCGCGTTTGTCCTGGACCGGATCGAGGAGCTCGCGCCGGAGCACCCCGAATGGCAGGACGAGCAGCCGTTCAGAGCTGCATTGGAAGGGAACATGAACGTCCTCGGCGACGCCGGAATGGAGGGGCTCATGCAGCTGTTGATGGCGACTCATTCAGGGATGACCAGCGATCGGTTCGAGATGATCGTGAGCGATTGGCTCGGCGCCGCGCAGCACCCGCGCTTCGCAAGGCCCTATACCGAGCTGGTCTACGAGCCCATGATCGAGCTTCTCGCCTATCTGCGTGCCAACGCGTTCAAGACCTTCATCGTCTCCGGAGGCGGGGCGGACTTCGTGCGCCCTTGGGCCGAGTCGGTCTACGGAATCCCGCCGGAGCAGGTGATCGGCTCTCAGATCGCGCTTCGTTTCGAGCTTCAAGACGGCAAGCCGGTCATCGTGCGCGAGTCCGAGATCGCCTTCATCGACGACAAAGCCGGCAAGCCGGTAGGCATCCAGCGCCACATCGGTCGCCGACCGATCCTCGCCTTCGGCAACTCGGACGGCGATCTGCAGATGCTGCAGTGGACCACCGCGGGGCCCGGCCCGAGACTCGGGCTGATCCTCCATCACGACGACGCTGAACGGGAGTACGCTTACGACAGGGAGAGCCACATCGGCAAGCTCGACAAGGCGCTGGACCTTGCCCCCGAGAACAACTGGGTTGTCGTGTCTACGAAGGACGCCTGGTCCCGGGTATTCTCATGGGCGCCCTGA
- a CDS encoding sigma 54-interacting transcriptional regulator: MPSAANRKRDADTAAEGLVNATGFEDLLADLTASFVNVEPEVLDDLIVDALRRIVQFLGVDRSTLGRYEQNSGQLTTTHSWAVAGIEPVPSPIAESRFPYLAPRMRSGSAVVVNRITDLPPEAAADAEALSKLGIRSMATFPLSATGGSLGWLSFGAIRQAHVWTEPEVRRLRLLAGVFANAMLRRRKEVELKAALAENLALRERVEAENAVWREEVLHCREFDELVGESPALKRVLLQVEQVAPTDSTVLVLGETGTGKDLIATAVHKRSRRAERPLIRVNCAALPATLIESELFGHEKGAFTGAIARKVGRFEVADGGTLVLDEIGELPLELQAKLLRVLQSGEFERLGSTTTRHSDARVIASTNRDLESMAREGTFRADLYYRLGVFPIRLPPLRERREDIALLAAYFVEKLRAKLGRQVTRIPDHAIADLMAYDWPGNVRELENIVERSLILSSGATLSVERLPGADGVRPMPGAAPGPETAADDRTLEQVEREHILAVCERCSWRINGKGNAAERLGINPNTLRSRMQKLGILRPAASHEGTGRFRRRLP; this comes from the coding sequence ATGCCTTCCGCCGCAAATCGCAAACGAGATGCCGATACCGCGGCAGAGGGCCTCGTCAACGCGACCGGCTTCGAGGATCTCCTCGCCGATCTGACGGCCTCCTTCGTCAACGTGGAGCCGGAGGTACTCGACGACCTGATCGTGGATGCCCTGCGACGAATCGTGCAATTTCTCGGCGTCGACCGCAGCACGCTGGGCCGTTACGAGCAAAACTCCGGACAGCTCACAACGACGCACTCCTGGGCCGTGGCGGGCATCGAGCCGGTGCCATCGCCGATTGCCGAGTCCCGCTTTCCCTATTTGGCCCCGCGGATGCGCTCCGGCAGCGCAGTCGTCGTCAACCGGATCACCGATCTTCCGCCCGAGGCGGCGGCAGACGCGGAGGCCCTGAGCAAACTCGGGATTCGCTCCATGGCCACCTTTCCGCTGTCCGCAACCGGCGGCTCACTCGGCTGGCTGTCGTTCGGGGCCATCCGCCAGGCACACGTCTGGACCGAGCCCGAAGTCCGACGCCTGCGCCTGCTCGCCGGGGTCTTTGCAAATGCGATGCTGCGAAGGCGCAAAGAGGTGGAGCTCAAGGCCGCCCTCGCGGAGAACCTGGCGCTGCGCGAGCGGGTGGAGGCGGAGAACGCGGTGTGGCGAGAAGAGGTGCTGCATTGCCGCGAATTCGACGAGCTGGTGGGAGAAAGCCCGGCCCTGAAGCGGGTACTGCTTCAGGTGGAGCAAGTCGCGCCCACCGACAGCACGGTCCTGGTGCTGGGCGAGACCGGCACCGGCAAGGACTTGATCGCGACCGCCGTCCACAAGCGCAGTCGCAGGGCCGAGCGACCACTCATCCGGGTCAACTGCGCGGCCTTGCCGGCAACGCTGATCGAGAGCGAGCTGTTCGGCCACGAGAAGGGCGCGTTCACCGGTGCCATTGCCCGCAAGGTCGGCCGTTTCGAGGTCGCCGACGGCGGCACCTTGGTTCTGGACGAGATCGGCGAGCTGCCGCTGGAGCTGCAGGCGAAACTCCTGCGGGTCTTGCAGAGCGGCGAGTTCGAGCGGCTGGGCTCGACGACGACCCGGCACAGCGACGCGCGGGTGATTGCCTCGACCAATCGTGATCTCGAGTCGATGGCGCGAGAGGGAACCTTTCGTGCCGACCTCTACTATCGTCTCGGGGTCTTCCCCATTAGGCTGCCGCCGCTGCGCGAGCGCCGCGAGGACATCGCCCTGCTTGCGGCCTATTTCGTCGAGAAGCTACGGGCCAAGCTGGGCCGCCAAGTGACCCGCATCCCGGACCATGCCATCGCCGATCTGATGGCTTACGATTGGCCGGGCAACGTGCGGGAGCTGGAGAACATCGTCGAGCGCTCCCTCATCCTCTCGTCGGGCGCGACCCTGTCGGTCGAACGCCTCCCCGGCGCCGACGGGGTGAGGCCCATGCCGGGCGCGGCGCCGGGTCCCGAGACTGCGGCCGACGACCGCACCCTGGAGCAGGTGGAGCGCGAACACATCCTGGCGGTGTGCGAGCGCTGCAGCTGGCGCATCAATGGCAAGGGCAATGCTGCTGAGCGCCTGGGAATCAATCCCAACACGCTGCGCTCGAGGATGCAGAAGCTGGGGATCCTGCGGCCGGCCGCGTCACACGAAGGGACAGGTCGGTTCAGGCGCCGCCTCCCGTGA